The following coding sequences lie in one Deltaproteobacteria bacterium genomic window:
- a CDS encoding ABC transporter ATP-binding protein — protein MPAHSAIVFFPVLDYHRPMTSLSLRQLSKKFANVTAVDQATLDVNAGEFLVIVGESGCGKTTTLRLITGLETPDSGTIFIGGVPMNDVPVERRGVQMIFQNFALWPHMKVFDENRYSNLTLPLRVRQWSKEKIVEFLRPLAWKVGIEEGFFQRKPSELSGGQQQRVALGRAMVTSPKIMLMDEPLSNIDPPNRLKMRQEILSFHKENRLTTLYVTHNLADGMALADRIAVMRNGRFEQADTPENLLRQPANEYVADFFKAEQMGFRIGAT, from the coding sequence ATGCCAGCGCATTCTGCGATTGTTTTTTTTCCAGTCCTTGACTACCATCGGCCCATGACATCGCTCTCGCTGCGCCAGCTATCGAAGAAGTTCGCTAACGTCACCGCCGTCGATCAGGCCACCCTCGATGTCAACGCCGGCGAATTCCTGGTCATCGTCGGCGAAAGCGGCTGCGGCAAGACCACCACGCTGCGTTTGATCACCGGTCTCGAAACGCCGGACAGCGGGACGATTTTTATCGGCGGCGTGCCGATGAATGACGTGCCCGTGGAACGGCGCGGCGTGCAGATGATTTTTCAAAACTTCGCGCTTTGGCCGCACATGAAAGTATTCGACGAGAACCGTTACTCGAACCTGACACTTCCGCTTCGGGTGCGCCAATGGTCCAAGGAAAAGATCGTCGAATTTCTCCGTCCGCTAGCCTGGAAAGTCGGCATCGAAGAAGGCTTCTTCCAGCGTAAGCCAAGCGAGCTTTCCGGCGGGCAACAGCAACGGGTCGCGCTGGGCCGCGCCATGGTCACCTCGCCCAAGATCATGCTGATGGATGAACCGCTGAGCAACATCGATCCGCCCAACCGTTTGAAGATGCGCCAGGAGATTCTCAGCTTTCATAAAGAGAATAGATTGACCACGCTCTACGTGACCCACAATCTGGCCGACGGCATGGCGCTGGCCGATCGCATCGCGGTCATGCGCAACGGCCGCTTCGAACAAGCCGACACGCCGGAAAATCTCCTGCGCCAGCCGGCCAACGAATATGTCGCTGACTTTTTCAAAGCCGAACAGATGGGCTTTCGGATAGGTGCGACATAA